The Alkalihalobacillus sp. TS-13 sequence TCGGCCAGGAACATATTACGAAGACCTTGCAAAATGCATTAGTACAACAAAAGCTATCCCATGCCTATTTATTCAGTGGTCCACGGGGGACTGGTAAGACGAGTGCTGCCAAAATCATTGCGAAAGCAGTGAATTGTGAGAAGGCTCCAGTTGCTGAACCGTGTAATGAATGTGACGCATGTATCGGAATCACTAAGGGCTCCGTTTCTGATGTCATTGAAATTGATGCAGCCTCGAACAATGGGGTTGACGAAATTCGTGATATCAGGGACAAAGTGAAATATGCGCCAAGTGCGGTCCAATACAAGGTTTATATCATTGATGAAGTACATATGCTTACGATCGGCGCCTTCAATGCCCTATTAAAGACGCTTGAGGAACCACCGGAGCATGTCATCTTCATACTGGCAACCACCGAGCCCCACAAGATTCCTCTGACGATCATTTCAAGGTGTCAACGGTTTGATTTCAGAAGGATCACTAGTCATTCGATCGTCTCAAGAATGAAAACGGTCATTGATTCGCAAGGTGTACAAGTAGAGGATGAAGCTCTCCATCTGGTAGCTCGAGCTGCCGAGGGCGGAATGAGGGATGCTCTGAGCATTCTGGATCAAGCGGTATCCTATAGTGAAGATACAGTCACCAACGATGATGTTCTAGCTGTAACAGGCACCGTTTCACAATCTCTTTTGTCAGAAATGACGAGAGCATTTCAAGAGAATAATGTCATTGATGCCCTCAAGCATATTGATCATTTGATGGAAAACGGGAAAGATCCAATCCGATTCATTAACGATCTGATCTTTTATTACCGTGATATGTTGCTTTATCAAGCGGCTCCCAATTTAGAAGAAGTGCTTGACCGAGCGCAGGTCGACCGGGAATTTGCCAATCTTGCGCAGAACATTCCAGGTGAGTGGATCTATCGGGTCATCGATGTATTGAACAAAGCACAGCAAGAAATGAAATGGACGAATCACCCGCGGATCCATTTGGAGCTCGCGATCGTGAAGCTTTGTCAAGAAGAGGAGCAGCAGGTATCACAAAGCGTCTCGAACGATGTTGGTCCACTTGTCAATCGGATTGAACAGCTTGAAATAGAATTGCGTACGCTGAAAGAACAAGGAATCGTAAGTTCCTCTTCAGCGAACCAGGCTGAACCCGAAGTTCCGAAACGCACATTCCAATCAAGGACGCCGAAATCGAAAGCGTCTACTGGTCGAATTAAAGAAATGCTAAAAGGCGCTTCCAAAAAGGATCTCCAGGTTTTCAGAGGAAAATGGGGTGACATCATGGAGCGGATCAAATCAAGGATGGTCAACGCCCATGCGTGGATGATCAACGCTACTCCAGTCGCATGTTCAAATGACTCATTTTTGCTTGCCTTCCAGCATGAACTCCACAGCCAAATGGCAGTGAAGGATAATATTCGGGAATGCGTCGAATCCGTTGTATTTGAAACAATGGGTCGCCAAATGACGATGATGACGATCCTCGAGGAAGACTGGGAGAGCGTGAAACAATCGTACATCCAGTCACAAAGGAAATCCGAGCCTGATGAGTCAGAAGGATCTGACCCACAGGCGAATCAAGAACCACAGCCACAGAAAGAAGACCCGATCGTTGATGAAGCCATCAAGCTCGTCGGTTCTGAATTTGTAGAAATAGAAGATTGATCCATAAAAGGAGGAAGTAAAATGAAGGGCAATATGAATAACATGATGAAGCAAATGCAGAAAATGCAGAAACAAATGATGAAAGCACAAGAAGAATTGAAGGATAAAACAGTTGATGGAACAGCTGGCGGTGGAATGGTAACAGTAACCGCAAATGGACATAAGGAGATCCTTGATGTCGTCATTAAAGAAGAAGCCGTTGATCCGGATGATGTCGAAATGCTACAAGACCTTATCTTAGCGGCGACCAATGACGCATTGAAGAAAATTGATGAAGTTGTAAACAAAGACATGGGTCAATTTACAAAAGGAATGAACCTGCCAGGAATGTTTTAAGATCTGATAAAGGGGCTGACCAAAATGAAAAGCGTCAGCCTCTTTTTACACTTAAAGAAAGTATCAAAAACT is a genomic window containing:
- a CDS encoding YbaB/EbfC family nucleoid-associated protein; this translates as MKGGSKMKGNMNNMMKQMQKMQKQMMKAQEELKDKTVDGTAGGGMVTVTANGHKEILDVVIKEEAVDPDDVEMLQDLILAATNDALKKIDEVVNKDMGQFTKGMNLPGMF
- the dnaX gene encoding DNA polymerase III subunit gamma/tau, with the protein product MAYQALYRLYRPQQFQDMVGQEHITKTLQNALVQQKLSHAYLFSGPRGTGKTSAAKIIAKAVNCEKAPVAEPCNECDACIGITKGSVSDVIEIDAASNNGVDEIRDIRDKVKYAPSAVQYKVYIIDEVHMLTIGAFNALLKTLEEPPEHVIFILATTEPHKIPLTIISRCQRFDFRRITSHSIVSRMKTVIDSQGVQVEDEALHLVARAAEGGMRDALSILDQAVSYSEDTVTNDDVLAVTGTVSQSLLSEMTRAFQENNVIDALKHIDHLMENGKDPIRFINDLIFYYRDMLLYQAAPNLEEVLDRAQVDREFANLAQNIPGEWIYRVIDVLNKAQQEMKWTNHPRIHLELAIVKLCQEEEQQVSQSVSNDVGPLVNRIEQLEIELRTLKEQGIVSSSSANQAEPEVPKRTFQSRTPKSKASTGRIKEMLKGASKKDLQVFRGKWGDIMERIKSRMVNAHAWMINATPVACSNDSFLLAFQHELHSQMAVKDNIRECVESVVFETMGRQMTMMTILEEDWESVKQSYIQSQRKSEPDESEGSDPQANQEPQPQKEDPIVDEAIKLVGSEFVEIED